In Onychostoma macrolepis isolate SWU-2019 chromosome 06, ASM1243209v1, whole genome shotgun sequence, one DNA window encodes the following:
- the LOC131542851 gene encoding odorant receptor 131-2-like, giving the protein MNSTMFQYTTADRYAEAFAKNFTTVLLGIIVNCINGIFVFTFFKSSVFYNDPRYILYIHMVINDMLLVFFSVSLVVMAYAWPKVPVPFCVSLLIISSTAHKNTPLTLAGMAVERYIAICKPLHHHQICTVRRTYILISLIWGVGVLPGLADLILLSIVRPLSVFTTNVLCSTTNVYNTPYHEEQSKITHGLYTSVVWVILVFTYCQVLIVARRASSDKSSAKKAQSTILLHGAQLLLSMLSNITPVIDKIYGQLVPTLRSKITFFNYLLTNLLPRLLSPLIYGVRDKHFFKYMKGLLSCRLFNIKVESIKQ; this is encoded by the coding sequence ATGAATTCTACAATGTTTCAGTACACCACAGCAGATAGATATGCAGAAGCTTTTGCAAAAAATTTTACCACTGTTCTTCTTGGGATCATAGTAAACTGCATCAACGGaatttttgttttcacattCTTCAAGAGTTCAGTTTTCTACAATGATCCaagatatattttgtatattcaCATGGTTATCAATGATATGCTCTtggtttttttcagtgtaagtCTTGTTGTGATGGCTTATGCATGGCCGAAGGTTCCTGTCCCATTCTGTGTTTCACTACTAATAATATCCTCAACTGCTCATAAGAACACTCCTCTGACTTTGGCCGGTATGGCCGTTGAGCGTTACATTGCCATCTGCAAACCACTGCATCACCATCAGATCTGCACAGTGCGCAGGACCTACATCCTCATCTCTCTGATTTGGGGTGTTGGAGTTTTACCTGGACTGGCTGACCTGATTCTCCTTTCAATTGTTCGCCCTTTATCTGTTTTTACAACAAATGTTCTCTGTAGTACAACTAATGTGTATAACACACCGTACCATGAAGAACAGAGCAAAATTACACATGGGCTTTATACATCTGTTGTGTGGGTAATTCTTGTATTCACATATTGTCAAGTGCTGATTGTGGCCAGAAGGGCTTCCTCTGATAAATCCTCAGCAAAAAAGGCCCAAAGCACCATCCTGTTACATGGAGCACAGCTTCTGCTGTCTATGTTGTCCAATATCACTCCTGTTATAGACAAAATTTATGGCCAACTTGTTCCTACGCTACGGTCAAAAATCACCTTTTTCAATTATCTTCTTACAAACTTGTTACCACGACTACTTAGCCCCCTTATTTATGGTGTTCgagataaacatttttttaaatatatgaaaggACTTCTTTCATGtagattatttaatataaaagttGAATCAATCAAGCAGTGA
- the LOC131542891 gene encoding odorant receptor 131-2-like produces the protein MNSTVQLYNLQERYADAFAKNFTIVFLAVIIISINGVFVYIFFRSSIFYNDPRYILYIHLVINDMLMVCLSVTLFVMSFAWQNVPFPFCVTLLIVAATAHKNTPLTLAGMAVERYIAICKPLHHHQICTVRRTYILISLIWGVGVIPGLNDLIVIVIVRPLSVFKTVALCSSATLYNTPYHEELSKFTLGLYTSVVWVILVFTYCQVLIVARRASADKSSAKKAKSTILLHGAQLLLCMLSYITPVLDKIFLPLVTDQQKKIGFFNYLLTNIVPRLLTPLIYGVRDKHFFNHMKGFYSCKLPIVKVESSKQ, from the coding sequence ATGAACTCTACAGTGCAACTCTATAATCTACAAGAAAGATATGCAGATGCTTTTGCAAAAAATTTTACGATTGTTTTTCTTGCGGTCATAATTATCTCCATCAATGGAGTCTTTGTATACATATTCTTTAGGAGTTCAATTTTCTATAATGATCCAcgatacatattatatattcacTTGGTTATCAATGATATGCTCATGGTTTGTTTATCTGTAACTCTTTTTGTGATGAGTTTTGCATGGCAAAATGTACCGTTCCCATTCTGTGTCACCCTGCTTATAGTAGCTGCAACTGCTCATAAGAACACTCCTCTGACTTTGGCCGGTATGGCTGTTGAGCGTTACATTGCCATCTGCAAACCACTGCATCACCATCAGATCTGCACAGTGCGCAGGACCTACATCCTCATCTCTCTGATTTGGGGTGTAGGAGTCATACCTGGATTGAACGACTTGATTGTCATTGTAATTGTTCGTCCTTTATCGGTCTTTAAAACAGTTGCTCTCTGTAGTTCAGCAACTCTTTATAACACACCGTACCATGAAGAACTCAGCAAATTTACACTTGGGCTTTATACATCTGTTGTGTGGGTAATTCTTGTATTCACATATTGTCAAGTGCTGATTGTGGCCAGAAGGGCCTCCGCCGATAAATCCTCAGCAAAAAAGGCCAAAAGCACCATCCTGTTACATGGAGCACAGCTTCTGCTCTGTATGTTATCCTACATTACTCCTGTGTTAGACAAAATTTTTCTTCCACTTGTGACTGATCAGCAGAAGAAAATCGGTTTTTTCAATTACCTCCTAACAAACATTGTGCCACGATTGCTCACCCCCTTGATTTATGGTGTTCgagataaacatttttttaatcacatgAAGGGATTTTATTCATGTAAATTGCCTATTGTAAAGGTTGAATCATCCAAACAATGA
- the LOC131542883 gene encoding odorant receptor 131-2-like yields MNATTFLYSVQEKYADAFAKNFTIVLLGIIIMSINGMFVLTFFRSSVFYNDPRYILYIHLVINDMLMVFFSASLNVMAYAWQNVPLPFCATLLIITATAHKNTPLTLAGMAVERYIAICKPLHHHQICTVRRTYILISLIWGVGVIPGLVDLILLSIVRPLSVFTTAASCSASILYSTQYHEIQSRFMNGLYSSVVWVILVFTYCQVLVTARRASADKSSAKKAQSTILLHGAQLLLCMLSYITAIVDKMFVPLKPVDRARLTFLNYLLTNIVPRLLTPLIYGVRDKLFYKHMKRLFSCRLFIVKVESIKQ; encoded by the coding sequence ATGAATGCTACAACGTTTCTATATAGTGTACAAGAAAAATATGCAGATGCTTTTGCAAAGAATTTTACCATTGTTCTTCTTGGGATCATAATTATGTCCATAAATGGAATGTTTGTATTGACATTTTTCAGGAGTTCGGTTTTCTACAATGACCCAcgatacatattatatattcacTTGGTTATCAATGATATGCTCATggtttttttcagtgcaagtCTTAATGTGATGGCTTATGCATGGCAAAATGTACCTCTCCCATTCTGTGCTACACTTCTAATAATAACTGCAACTGCTCATAAGAACACTCCTCTGACTTTGGCTGGTATGGCCGTTGAGCGTTACATTGCCATCTGCAAACCACTGCATCACCATCAGATCTGCACAGTGCGCAGGACCTACATCCTCATCTCTCTAATTTGGGGTGTAGGAGTCATACCTGGATTGGTTGACTTGATTCTCCTTTCAATTGTTCGTCCTTTATCTGTTTTTACAACTGCTGCTTCTTGTAGTGCATCAATTCTGTATTCCACACAATATCATGAAATACAGAGCAGATTTATGAATGGCCTTTACTCATCTGTTGTGTGGGTAATTCTTGTATTCACATATTGTCAAGTGCTAGTTACAGCAAGAAGGGCCTCTGCTGATAAATCCTCAGCAAAAAAGGCCCAAAGCACCATCCTGTTACATGGAGCACAGCTTCTGCTCTGTATGTTATCCTACATTACTGCTATCGTAGACAAGATGTTTGTCCCACTTAAACCAGTTGATCGGGCAAGACTAACCTTTTTAAATTATCTTTTAACAAATATAGTACCACGACTGCTTACTCCCCTGATTTATGGTGTTCGTGATAAACTTTTTTACAAACACATGAAGAGGCTTTTTTCATGCAGATTATTCATTGTAAAAGTTGAATCCATCAAACAATGA
- the LOC131542801 gene encoding odorant receptor 131-2-like translates to MNSTVWIVDSYEEALAKNIVIVSLGLIINFINGMLVVTFFSSPMFSRDSRYILYIHLVINDMLMICISVTLYVLTYVSPLVNASLCYTLVFLGTMTFMITPLNLAGMAIERFIAICKPLHHAQICTPQRTHIFICLIWVVGAMPSLADIIILLSVQPVSLFRSTVLCYTFSLFPTKHHKDRITASQVICMSLVWIILIYTYCRVLFTAGKAVSKGSANKARSTILLHGVQLLLCMLSYITPVMDMFVSPFFPVHRTKITFFNFLITNIMPRLLSPLIYGVRDQRFLKQLKELFACKIIIVKFVPSKL, encoded by the coding sequence ATGAACTCGACAGTCTGGATTGTGGATAGCTATGAAGAGGCTCTTGCCAAAAACATTGTGATTGTTTCTCTTGGTcttattattaatttcattaacgGAATGCTAGTAGTGACTTTCTTCTCCAGTCCAATGTTTTCAAGAGACTCCagatacattttatacattcaCCTGGTAATCAATGACATGCTCATGATATGCATATCGGTGACTTTATACGTGTTGACCTACGTTTCACCACTTGTGAATGCTTCATTGTGTTACACATTGGTTTTTCTTGGTACAATGACCTTCATGATCACTCCATTGAATCTGGCTGGTATGGCAATAGAGCGTTTCATTGCTATCTGTAAACCACTGCATCACGCTCAGATTTGCACACCACAAAGAACCCACATCTTCATATGTTTGATTTGGGTCGTAGGAGCTATGCCTTCTCTGGCAGATATCATTATTCTACTCTCTGTCCAGCCCGTATCTCTCTTCAGGTCTACTGTGCTTTGCTACACATTTAGTTTGTTCCCGACAAAACACCACAAGGATCGTATCACTGCTTCACAAGTCAtctgtatgtcactggtgtggATAATTCTCATCTATACTTATTGCCGAGTCCTGTTCACTGCTGGAAAGGCCGTTTCAAAAGGTTCAGCAAATAAGGCTCGGAGTACGATATTGTTGCATGGTGTCCAGTTACTTCTTTGTATGCTTTCCTATATTACCCCTGTTATGGATATGTTTGTTTCTCCTTTTTTTCCTGTTCACAGAACAAAGATCACTTTCTTTAATTTTCTAATCACAAATATTATGCCAAGATTACTGAGTCCTTTGATATATGGGGTCCGAGACCAGAGGTTTCTGAAACAATTGAAGGAATTATTTgcttgtaaaattattattgtaaagtTTGTGCCatcaaaattatga